One Malus domestica chromosome 11, GDT2T_hap1 genomic region harbors:
- the LOC139189409 gene encoding uncharacterized protein — protein MANLAKLDFAALDIIGNNYLTWVLDTKIHLEVANLGNTIREESSSASQNRVKAMIFIHRHLDEALKSEYLMVEDPLALWKTLRNRYNHQTTVIFPRARYDWTHLRIQDFKSVAE, from the coding sequence atggcaaacttggcaaagcttgattttgctgccctggacattaTTGGGAATaattaccttacctgggtactggataccaagatccatttGGAAGTAGCAAATCTTGGAAATACCATCAGGGAAGAGAGCAGCTCAGCCTCTCAAAATCGGGTGAAGGCCATGATTTTTATTCAtcgccatcttgatgaggcactaaagagcgagtacttaatggttgaagatccgttagccCTTTGGAAGACATTGAGAAACAGATACAATCATCAGACAACGGTGATTTTTCCAAGAGCTCGCTATGActggactcac